A window of Phaseolus vulgaris cultivar G19833 chromosome 4, P. vulgaris v2.0, whole genome shotgun sequence genomic DNA:
ATcgatattttctttatatttttcaagTCCCTCTTATGGAAATAAatctttgtaaatttttttcctCTATACATCCTTCCAACTAGTAAGGCTCTGATTTGGATGTGATTTGAATCATTCTTTAGCTTTTCCTGTCAATGAGAAAGGAAATAAACGTAGATAAACAGTTTCAATATCACCTGATTGAAAGTCTATTGTTCctaccaattcataaaatgtagacAAATGTGTATATGGATCCTCATGGTCCATTGTTGTAAATTGATGGGTACTTATCAGACTGAGGAATGCAGGTTTCATCTCCAAGGCGTTGGTGGTAGAaggtattgcaatactagaGAAATGATGGCCTCTGGTGCATagcataatctccaagtgttcTCTTGGgttgttgatgactttttacggcaagtgcactgtgtttgtcagaagtaataattgtccctaagaaCGAATATCAatccacaaggaacaatgaagTGAATTATTGAGTACAaaattcgctaaatataacaacagaacaataaaaagagttttgaaGTGATTGTGTTGACACcgatcaataataaaataaacaaagaattagttgcttgaattgaaaaaatagggattaggtttcatttttctcactctcatgtattttgattaggatgttaatattaagttctttgattgaaattgatggccataaaaaattcatttttatcgatccctcgcatataaaatccttaaaaatgtttcctaaatatcgatcccttgcatatttataaaaacaacttagaatcccATTGAGACGTTAATgtcaattaacatttcaagtttatccttaacactcaaatatgttaagtattgttgttcaggtttgaaccctaaaaatacctctcggttAGATTTAAGACtatcaatttgtcacggaaagttaaaagtaaaacaacaataccaataatcaatcaagaacttaatattaatatataagatatcacctcaatatataagagtttgagcatatTACTCCAAATCCAAAATGGTaaaattagccacgcatacttctagcaccttccattctcctaattgggttacaattcactctatggtgttttcctctcaatctgacaCAGTAGgattgagcctctagccccctatttatcctaattttctagggttaggtcgcTTCTTATGTCGTgctaatgggctaagtgataaaacataaaaaaaacccCAATCTTTCTGACgtattctcgctcaagcgagatacTCTTGTGGCGAAATAGTCTTTTTCTGCATCTCTTTGCATTCTAGGACCTACCTTCTagctttatctttttagctcaaattattctcctttactccaaatcttcaatcctccctaaaaatatgcaattaacaccaaatttgggaataaaattctcttattcaaataaagatcatacaaaatgtataaattcataaattagagattattctatatgtaaattagcaataaatcctcctAAGTGCctaaattttaatatgaaatattactgaaattagacacttatgagTTGTGGTGGTGGTTTTTTTTGGCTATAATGCTTTcttcttgaaaaatattaatggGAAGGAAAAAAATGGTTAAGGATTCTTCTATAGTCTCTTTGTTTTTCTGTTCTCTTTCTCTCGTTGTTTCTTGTAGCTGCCTTTTCAATCTCTAATTTAAACAATTGAGGATTCTTCTAGCAGAAACAATTTAAGCCATAACAGTTCTTGGAGTTAATCTTTAAAAggtttaatttgtattttttagaaGTTCAcagtgtataaaaaaataattttctttaaaaattagaTTCAAATTGGTTCTACAACAATGTGCTTTGATAAAAGACtttacttttaaattgtaaagCAAGATTCAAATCAGCTTTCAATAACCGTCTATTTAAACAATAAAACACTTTAAATCacattttaaaatcaaatttgatATGATGATGTTTAAAACCAGTTCCAAAACGAGATTTCTTATTGATGGTTTGTTTTTAAGTATGAACTTGTCATCAAAGACACCATCCAGTTTTTAAGTTTGATTAATTTCTTTAGTTGTTAGAAGTAATGAATACGAGAGAAGAATAACACACAATGATTTATACTAATATGAGAGAAGTAGTGTATATACTCTTACTTacgataaagaattataaaaattaaaagaagtaaaACTTGACGAAATTTGTACTTCCATCattattttttcctttatcACTTATTTCTATACTCTTTCTTTAACAACATTGTAATATAGcgattttttataacaaaatatgaaataattttaaaacgtGTGAAGAAAACGGTATGGATGAATGGATACGTtatattgataaataaataaaccacATGCGTTGGTTTTAATCAAGACAATAACTTGACATATACATACGTATctccaaaattttatttaccCAATTCTtaccaaaaatattttaaaataattaatttgtcGTCGTATAAATTCTCACTTCTAATTGAAAAATGTATGAGCatatttattttccaatttGTAACAAAATTTacgaatttatatataattttacaataattattttttagtttattaacatggcataaaattaaagttttcgTTTTCTTTTATTGACATGTTGGTCGAATAagaggttttttttattttattttaatttctttaattatttaattacctAAATTATTTCAATCAACACAACAAGTAAGATAGGacgtttataaataattatcagaataatatttcattaagtaaactaattcttaatattttagAACAGTTACCAACAAGTATCCacagttaaaaaataaaaataaaaatataaatttaatatattataaaaaaatagatttgaatATTACACTTATCAAAATTACtttctattttagtttctaattttttttatagactcttgaattaaaaaattaaaaatattttttattcatcccAATCTAAAAGTGATAGTTTAgtcttttgaaatttaaatactattttgagttatctaatttattaataattgacAAATTCGTTAATAATTATAgattcaattgaaaaaaataaagaataaaaaaaacaaagcatCAATGACATAAACTCATAATAATGAATCCAGACACTGAATtacaaaacattattttatttatatgaattCGATTGCACTTTCTTTATAATGATATTTCTTTTGAGTTTTAATTATCTAGAAATTTTCCAAACAATTATATGTGACAAAGCATGAACATGAAATCAATAACAGTATATATGAAGTTGAATGTGTAACGATGTGACCATTTTACACTATCAATCTATTCCATGTTTTTCCATTACAATTTGATTTGTGTGCTTAAAGTGATCAATCATGGATGCAAATAAtgatgaaatagaaattaatatgctcataaaaaaataaaggcaACGTTGGTGTACCTAACATGGTGGTGACGAACTACATCAACTACATTAGAACAGTTCTTTTATGGGTGGTGTGTGTGCTGCCTTATGTGAATAAGGAAAATTTTACGTATATATTGTGGAGGTAGGAAAAGTTTTATCTACCCCACGGGACGCCAAATGTTCTAGCCAAGAGGGATGTCTCCCTACTAAAGCGTACAATTAAGCCAGAAACAATGGTTTCTAGCCCTAAAGTGTTTGTCAGGTCATCTTCTTTCCCTTATATAAGTTAGTGCTCTCCTCCCTTTTTGTATCCCTTCTTGTTTTGagttatattttcaaattgattACAATCACATATATACGGTCGATCTCCATAATCAACGCACTCTCctctttatgaaaaataaataagatctTTTTCATTAATTTCAGAGATAGACTATTTCACCACATCATCGGTCTGATAAGTTCATAACCATTATTTACATAGATCGACACAAAAACCATTTCACCATGTGATAACACTCGATCCATGATCTCACAATACCAAATTAAAagaattcttaattttttttgaaaataaagcTATTTTGAAATTGTTGTTAAATTATTTCATCTTAATATTTAGgtcttattttcaaaatttgaattcCAACACGATTTATCTATTAATATAACGtgtcttaattttaattatatctcTCTATACTTTTTTAGTAAGTTTTAAAAGTCTTGTCATGATTTGTGCGTGTTATCTTTACTCGGGGACTCTTTGTATCTTTCCAATGTTCTCATATGTCCCACAAGAGACAAAGTctcttttcaattattttagcAATAATAGAAAActtacttattttaaaatactattcAGTATTATTAGAGCATTCTTATTGGGGTAAGTCAGGTACTACTTTAATGTTTATGTACTGTTTGAATAAATGTCCCATTGAAAAATGTGAGCATTTTTGTCCCATTCTTAACTTTATTGTTTGGTAGAAATTTTTCGTCCGGAAGAGTAATTAAGTGGTGCAGTTTCTACCTAACTCTCCGGCCACCTGTTTAATGCTAATACGTCGTCATTCGTGCTCATATGTTGATGCGAAAAGATTTATTTCacattaaaaacatatatttaacatcacattattataataatataatcaggtttaaaattaaaaaataaattaaatatatgtttaatatgtctcagttttttttttcagaaaatgttttttatgaatgatttaaaatgttttttttcttatttttataattataatataatcttttagaataaaaatttaatttttaaaaaattaatatgttttttcttttaaaaattttgttagaattctaataaaattgtcaaaaattttaaaaatatatttaagagaCGTATTTAACTTAGTTTGATAAGTAAGAGATTTGTGAAAGGTATTAATTAAAAGAGTGGTGATATATTAACacttttaatgataaaaacacatttttttttaaataaaagttttcatgttagacatcattatgcagtttttacactttttatactataataaattaatattttatttatttttattttattttttaatttaaaaatattattataaacaatgtaaatgtatgtttttttattcactataataaaatcatgaaatagaaaccaatttgtagaaatcaaaataattagttgcaatagtaactaaaaagaaatttggtttctaaattagtttctattattgttaaatagtttctaaattggtatctaattagcaactaaggtttttctaccaaatttagaaactaaataattggtagttaaaatcttaattgctaattaaatatcaatttaaaaactatttaataataatataaattaatttgaaaaactaattttgtttactttctaaatatttaatgattttctgtCTGAACAAAACTTTTCTCTAATTAAGAAGGAGTGATACTTTATAATTTgtgttttataaataattactttacaATTTTGCTATAGTGatataatatttaaagttatctaattaatttatactttttacatttattatattattatagttgtaaagtattataaaattatctttatgttgagtaaAAAATAGATGATTTGATAAGTAATTAGAGAGATCTTTATAAAAGTGGAGTGATTTTTGTCTATTATCACTATGAAGTTTGTTATTGACACGATTTTtccaaatttagaaaataactatattttaattatgaGTGGCGGCAAATATTAACTCATCTTTTCAAGAGAGAAATGATATTTTAACTATAAAaaatgatttgatttgattgatttaaatataaatatatattataataagatTGTATAAAATAGTAGGGTTGTTAGAAACCTAAGAACAGTGTCAGAGAGTGACTCACAAGTTAGAGATATTAAAATCCAATTTGTGTAGCCTCAAGCATGCATCGCATACACAATCTTCTCTCTTGGGTAAAATGGATCTAAATGTTTCTGCAATTGGACTTGTTTCTCTACTTCTCttctgtttctttttctttggtCTCTTCAAATTTTCTCAAGGAAAAGAAGCTCCCACAGTTGCAGGTGCATGGCCAATACTTGGCCACCTTCCATTGTTGAGTGCTTCAAAGAGACCCCATAGAACTTTGGGTGCTTTGGCTGACAAATATGGACCCATTTTCACCATCAAACTTGGTGCCAAAAGCGCTTTGGTAATCAACAACTGGGAAACGGCAAAGGAATGTTTTACCACAAACGACATAGTCGTTTCCTCTCGCCCCAAGCTTGTTGCTGCTGAACACATGAGCTACAACCAAGCCATGTTTGTGGTAGCACCCTATGGTCCCTATTGGCGAAAAATAAGAAAGATTACAGTTTCAGAGATTCTCTCCCCTCTGCGAGTGAAGCAGCTGCGTCATGTTTTTGAGTCAGAAGTTGAAGGTTCGATCAAGGAGCTCTTTGACTTTTGGCGTAGCAACAAGAATGAGAGCGGCTATGCCTTGGTGGAGTTGAAGCAATGGTTTTCTCATCTGATATTCAACATGGTCCTTCAAATGATTACAGGGAAGCGATATTTCAGTGCAGCAACTGTGGATGATGAGAAGGCACGGAGATTTGTGAGGGCTATGGAGGAGTTCATGCGTCTGTTCGGGTTGTTCACAGTGGGAGATGCTGTTCCATGGTTGAGATGGTTTGATTTTGGAGGGCATGAGAAGGCAATGAAAGAAACTGCGAAAGAGTTGGATAGTATTATAGGTGAGGAGTTAGAGGAACATAGAAAAAGGAAGGGTTTGGGTGAGAAGGTTGATGAAGCTAAAGATTTCATGGATATCATGATTTCATTGTTTGATGGAAGAACTATTGATGGGGTCGATGCAGATACCGTAATCAAATCCACCCTTCTGGTATGTATATTCATTACACACACATTATAATCTTTTCAAATTTCAACAAAATTCAACATACATATAAAAcgaattaatatatatatatatatatatttatattggtgtatgtaaattttttcttaagagatatttaaaaaaaaaaatagtttctattattaataaataatttctaaattggtatctaatgttttaattatcaattatttagattttaaattttgtagaaataatcttggtagctaattagataccaaaatagaaactaataacttttttagtctctaaactAGTATTTAATTTACTCAATATAACACCTAGTTAtatttggtatctaaaattggtttctatttaatgattttcttgtagtgatggtTGTATAGTTTAATATATACCATGATTGTAAAGTCTATCTAAAGAACGAGAATGCCGGTTAGCCTATCCTATATAGGTCTGTTCCATATAGAAAATGAATGTTGATTTTATTGGTTTGTCTTTAATGCTGATTGCTTCCCAAATGTGCacataagaaatatatattttaaattataaaaaataaattttgaatattttttttattaagttaatcttttatttatttaaatgaattagATAAATTGTCTCACAATATTATTCTCATGATAATGCCTAATAAGATAtaggtaaaaaataatattataattatgttttgattttctataaaattagaattttaaGGCAAATACATTATTACTATTCTAATTTGaaaagtaatataaaataatatatatatatatatataatacaatttttaaattttattataaaaaaagagtAAGGTATGCTAATGCATTTGACATATGATGATATGCATTTCAGAAAGACAAAAAAACaccattaaatattaaaaaatcattattgaATTTTGTGAAGGTGCTATGAATTAGGGATCCACTGTAGTTTCTTCATGCACCACCTCCATGTCTTTCTTCTTGCATCCCATAGttcataaaatattcaaattatcctttgatatttttcattgaatgtttttctttaattctgAAATGTGGCATTTCATCTAgaagttaaaatttgtgtttggGATTGTACATTATTTCAGATTGCACaatccaaaatacaaatttgtataccagattatagaatttgaaatgaataattttagaaattttgagaATAAGTGGCTGCAAAAAAAATCATGGgggtat
This region includes:
- the LOC137836825 gene encoding cytochrome P450 82A4-like; this encodes MDLNVSAIGLVSLLLFCFFFFGLFKFSQGKEAPTVAGAWPILGHLPLLSASKRPHRTLGALADKYGPIFTIKLGAKSALVINNWETAKECFTTNDIVVSSRPKLVAAEHMSYNQAMFVVAPYGPYWRKIRKITVSEILSPLRVKQLRHVFESEVEGSIKELFDFWRSNKNESGYALVELKQWFSHLIFNMVLQMITGKRYFSAATVDDEKARRFVRAMEEFMRLFGLFTVGDAVPWLRWFDFGGHEKAMKETAKELDSIIGEELEEHRKRKGLGEKVDEAKDFMDIMISLFDGRTIDGVDADTVIKSTLLAVIAGGTDTSNIVLTWEISLILRNPLVLEKVKVELDIHIGKEKCVSEFDISKLTYLQAIVKETLRLYPPAPLSTPREFIEDCTLSGYNIKKGTRLITNLWKIHTDSNVWEDSLEFKPERFLTTHKDIDVKGHHFELLPFGGGRRMCPGISFGIEVVHFSLASFLHSFEILSSSPNPIDMTENFGLTNTKATPLEILIKPRLSFSCYENN